In Sesamum indicum cultivar Zhongzhi No. 13 linkage group LG1, S_indicum_v1.0, whole genome shotgun sequence, the sequence CAAATAAGTTCCACTATTGGCTCTCAGGTCCTTGgttgttttgaaaattcccCCGGACATTTCTGATTCTCCTTTGTGGTCGGCTAGCCCGCATTTCTATTCCTAGCTCGAGATCTTGTGTCCATCGTCAATGTTAAGATTGACTTCTAATAGACAATAGAAGgtgataaaacaaaaattagttCAATGAAAAATAGTAATTGCTTTCAAATAGgaaagcaaatttatcataGCTGGTGGAGAAACTTAGTTTCATCctccaattaattttcttcatATGGTTGTTGTTTCTCGATTACGGGTGAACCAATTATTTAACCGGACAATCAGATTCTGTGGTTCTCTTTCTGTCTAGTAGGTTGTAAGAAGTCCCACCccttgttaatttttctttccccattttttctttacttaTAAGATTCTAGAAAAGCTACCAAGTTAGTTCTTATTTTAAGATCCGGAAATAACAGTTTATAGAAATGTTGTATCCAGAGAAACTAAATTAGATAATCCTTTCGAATTTGGAATTTACCGAATGATATTGATGCTTTGTCGTTCTATTAGTTATATTGGATGAACAAATCTAACACAATTGTATTCTATATTTGGGATCTTTTGCTAGTATATATGGAAAGATGATAACTTTACCCTTGAGCCAACAGTCTAAACCTTTTGATGGGAAaatctctttttcttaatgcgttaaaaaatttatgagttaattacattttgtcatcTGAACTATAATGATTTTGTACTTCGccacctatttttttttttgggttacaCTATACCATCCAAAGTACACCGTTTTGCCCTTAAAATTCCCATGTGCACATGAATTTGCCTAACCATGTGTAAATATTgtgtaacaaaaataatttggataGGAGAGTGCAAAAATCGCTATAGTTGAAAtggcaaaatgaaatttactcgaaatttcaaaatttagttattttgtatTCAAATTGGGACCTCCATTTGTGAGTGAACTCGTCAGTTCATTGATATGTTAAAATTGTTTGTTCTAGTTTTTGGGCAAGTGTTCCGTAGGGAATTCATGTAATTGTCAAATAAGCTAAAGTAGTGGTAAATTTCCTTGGGTCGCCTATATTTGCTGATTCGATATCACATTATTGATTTGTTGTGCATTAAATCAGCAAGAAGAGGAAGATACAAAGAAATTAGTAACGGTTCCTGAATTACATCTGAAAAGCGTAGCAAAGAAACAGAATGAGAGTGTTATTCCACGGACTTAGTTCTATTAGAAAAGTGTTTGTAACATTTCCATCCATTATGTTTCAAACACGTGCATTTATACTTTTGTAGCAGTAGTAAATATGCAGTGTTATAACATTTCTGGCTACAGATCTTACTTGTCCATAAGTGTGGTAACGGAAACACTTGCAGCTAAGGTAACGAGTTGGGTGCTAAGACTGTTCCTTTATCtggaatatatatgtatcttggACCTGAATACGTGGCACTCTTCTAGAGGATGAAAACTGTTACTTGGAAGAAAAACGTATCTTAACATGGTTCTTGTACAAATGATGTTCGTGGTGAACGTGTGCGATATTTTCACACCAGGGTGATAATTGCCTTTAGTTATAATCTTTTGTTCAAATAATTACAGGATATTTGTAGCACTCCATGTctagaaattaatttgttgcaTATGTTCTACTATGTTCACTTACCCAGATACAAagcaatttataaatatgtgcACAGCGCACACACTAGCACATAGATATATACACTCACACATTGTACTTATTTTCGTTATCTTTCTTTATGAATCAGGTGGCAGAAGAAGTTGTAGAAACTGTGCCATCTGTAGCAGCCGGTCCGTCTGGTGATAGAGTATCCAAGTTGGACGGAGTTCCCGAGGCTGAGCAAGAGGATTGCACTCATCAAGAGAAGGATGAAAATGGAAATATATTGGATGATGAAAATTCATTGGTGACATTAAATTGCTGTCAGCAAATTGTGCAGCTTAAAAGTAATGACGCAAGATCTGATGTCGAAGTAGTCAATAATGCAGAAATTTCACAATTGGAGATGGATATGGGAGCCCTTCCAAGGAGAAGGGGGATGAGACCCAACACTTTAATGAAACCAGAGGAGGGATATGAACACGTGTGGGCAATGGGAGGCAAGGATTTCCGAAAACTATCTTATCAAAGTAATAACAAGGAGAAGAAGGACTTGCTTGTGCCGTCAGAACCTGGAAAACCAAACATTCCAAGTGATTCTTCACAGAAAGAATTTGATTCTGTTAACGAAGGAAGTGTTCGCAAAAGGCGCCGGTCCAAGAAGAAAGAGGCCATGCCGAATGAGCATGATGATGAGGAACAGTTGTCAAAGCAAAGAAGGAAGATCTTGCAAACTAAGGCAAAGGAGAGAGGTCCCCACGCCCCAAAGAGCAGAGCTGAAAAGGTTGTTGCTAGATCGAGCACATTTAACATAGTGAAGGGAGAAGGCAACTGCAGTGGTACTGAGTCAGAAGGAAAAGACGAGTTTTTGCTTCAAGAACTTAGTGGGAAGGAAGAAATCAAGGATGAAATTATCATCCCGAAACGCGAGTTGGGAGACGACGTGGAACAGGTTATGATCAAACTGTATTTGTTATTTCCTTTTGACAGATTTCTGTGCCTTTTAGATTCTTTTAGTACTTCTTTGTGACGATTGATGTAGATGGTGGAATGTCCCATGGCTGGTCCTCCCAAAGCCAAGAAACCTGATAATTTGGCTCCAGAAACGGAAAAGGTATAATTCTATTGTAGCAAAGCAATGATGTAAATTTAGAATGTATTCTGAGATGTCTCCTGTGATAATAATCTGGGGAATATTTGCTTCAGAACCAGAAGTCCATAACGCCCAGTGTCGATTATGGAGAGGAGTTGGTCAGTTTAAGGATAATGGTTTGGTGGCCAATTGACAAAACGTAAGTGCAAAGGATGGTCATCTCTTTACAGCAATATATTTGTGTTcttcatattcttttgttattgATTCAACTGTTTTCTTGTTGTACTTGGTGTTTATGAAGCCAAGTTGCATTCTGGAAAAACCACATCTTGACACACTAACAGCAAATGTTTGAGTTCTCTGAATTTTACGCATACTTCATATAACATGCAAAACCAcgtttttttctcatttcaacGGCTGGTATATTTGTAGGTTCTACACAGGGACCGTCGAAGCTTTTGATCCTTTGACAAAGAAGCACAGGGTGATAGGCTTTTTCATTTGACATGTAGGTATATGAACTTCTTCGCGACTTTCTCCGACTTCATCCTCGGCCGTTTTCGTTGGCTTTATTGCAGATTAAAtacgatgatgatgaagaagaagtcTTGAAcctgaaaaaagaaagatgggaACTGTTCAGTGAGAAGCAGCCTCGAAAAGTCAGATTcttcctaaaatatttgttgttctgttttaatcttttcttGTGATATTATTGGCTgtgttctttctttcttggtCTGACCTGTCTCTACAAATGTGCCCATTTAGATACAGTCCTATCAGAAGCAAGAAGCTGATGATCACGATCCATCTCCTGCCGAAAAGCCTGTCAAGTAAGTTTAATCTAAAGCATAGTATAAGCAATTTCAAATTCTCGGGGCCCCGACTGATTTTGTGCTGACAAAATAATGTCGAGTTATGTTTCCATGTGTCTGACGTCTGAATTCTTATGGCATTGTCAAATTTTCCATTTATGTTCTTGGAGCAGGATTCAGAAGATCACAAAACGAAAGCCAGGTTCATCAAGAAAACAGCATACCCCCACATCATCAATAAGGTTCCTTTCTCAGCCTTAAAAACATCTAACTCAACCACTTTTGTTCCTATGCTTGTCCTAAATGCTAACATCCTTTGGTGTCAGGCCAAAAGGCGAAGGCCGTGGCCTCGCTAAATCAGGAGGttcttcatcaaatttagaatCAGATGATAAAATGTGTGAAGCAAATTTCTCATCAAAGGATGTCGGAGAGAATAACCGTGCAGGCAAGAAGCATCCGGATAGCCTCGACCAGCACAAGAAAACCAAGCCGATCACACCACCTCCCGAGATGCGATAGATGGTAGAAAGATTATAGCGAGAAGCTGGACAAGGGCCAAAGAGCTGGGAGTATATTACCCTTCTCTTCTCTTGATCCAACTTTTAGGACAAAATTGAATAGACATTTACAGTACTTTCAAGTATGTATTATAGTTGCCTTCTTGTTACCTGGAGTTTGATGTTGTCTGCTTAGACTTTAGAATGCTTTGAGCATAGGGCTGTTCTTGACTACATTAATTTGCACTTTGGCCCATGATTTTATGAGTTGTATACATTTTAGACAAGGGGTGCTTCTTATGTTTGCATGTATTAGTTTCCTGTTTTTAGAGGCAAATAGGCTGTTTTCcatgtattatttttctactctctttctctctctcaaagGCTGATTATAGTGATGTTTGATCAGTTTTTGGGGTGTAAACGAGTCGTTTTCGACTTTGTTTTCGACTTTTTTTTGTGAGTTCGGGCTCGAGCTTGATTTGCTTTGCAGTACAACTtggtataatttttcttttattattattagattaaatcatgggattgaatcactaaattttatatagatttataaataataaaataaattgcatgatgtatactatgttataaatgtatcaaaatatagtatgaaattttaatttattgttataaatataaattattaattagttcagtagtaatataattagtaaaatttaccaaaaaagaaaatcatattgaacaatttaaaattataaaaaaatattcattatttggaataatgcaattaaaatacataaaattattttaaagttgagattaatatatgttcacaatctgcaataaatttatatatttataaattctagtattacattgatgtaattattattttatattgttgaacaacatggatTAATCaagccatcaaaattcagatcaaatcgttagatatgatcaaacttatagaaaaataaatttgataaagttttagacttattgaaTATATCATGTTCGAGttatcgtactcgaaacataagagtaatcattcaagacagTGCATCGctgaatcaggccatgtgattttaaatcatatcgtataatatgatttaatggacacaatcttatatatatttaaatttgatatgaattgGGTGctcgaattttaagatattgtaattattgtttaaaatttttgatctcattatatatataataaaataataataaaaataactaaagtTGTTCaactatcatcatcatcatcattattattattattattattattagattaattcatagaaatcactaaatttggacataaatttataagtaataaaataaattgcataatacatagtatgtatcttgatataaatataaaactcagaaatagattaaaaaaatcataagtgaattacttgttaatttaaaaaaagtataacacaatacaaatatatattaaaatataacataaaatttgtatgtgtcatattatataataattttaattataaaaaatataattatttactaagttgttgattaaatttatttttgtataaagattaaatgtataaataaaagtaccataatttattattatccaaaataaaatatgtgatattgattaataattattatatatggtcaattttgagtttaaaattgatataaagtattaaatatgaaattaaatatataaaaatcttaaaaataaaaatatatataaaaaaataaaaaaagctcTCGAGCCAGCTCGCGAAGAGAACTGAGCTCAAGCTCAAGCTGGCTCGACTTGAGCCCAAAATCGAGCCGACTCGCGAGCTCGACTTGTCTGCCACCCGTAATcagcttataagtttttaaatacattataagatatttgaaagtttataagatattataaaatatattatattctttttaagggataattatatttatatcttttgatttatgatatatttatacaaattatttttatatttttttgtttaactaTAGAAATTGTGCATGACTGTCAAAAAAGTAGGGATAGCTTATGTAAATAGATCataagatataattatcctattttttttttttaaaaaaatgagttcaagatataaagaagaaaaagatatttggactttgtaatttctttttagaaaaagagtTAAGagttcttaatttattttaaaattttaaaaagttttttgaatttattttatattaaatacaacaatctaattttattaaaaaatttctaaaaatttattttttgataagaTTTAACATCTTCTGAtctttaaaactattttataagATACAGAACTTTACAAGACTTAATCAAATATTCTTTAAGtccttgtttattttttattattaagttgtATAAACAGTCTAATACATCCAAACATAAATCTTTATAACATTATAGAggcttatttttaattcaagagctcgatattaattattgtattgcGTTATTCAacccaaaaaatcaaaataaacatagtataattaatataatttttttttaatcccgTCGTCTAAAAAACTcacatcacaaaataaaagaagccaaatatacatttataatcttatacccaaagtataatatttaaatcataagTTAccataaaatagataaaataaaaaaatgagtaacTAAAAcgcttttcttttaatatttaataaatagtttcTGTAACATGATTTTAAATGGACTGGTGTCCAACTGGTAGGCCAATACACTAATTGAGGTTGCCCAATAATACCAATACTTGTAGCAAGTCCAATTCAAATTACAACATTAGTCAATTGCTTTAGACCTAAAAGACCCCAATATTGACCCTCTGACAAAGTAAAAGTTAGGACACATGCATACATAACTTAAGTCATTTCCtcaatcttttaaattatgatgttGTTGAAAAAGTTTGAGTAGGTTAAGGTGgaactttattttgtttaggaGAAGAAGTTACTAGAGAGTTCGTAGTAGGTATGACCAACAACTACAAGTATTCATCATATTATTATGTCTTGAGATGGCACCCAATTGAAGCTAAGGAAtgccatatatttttcatgggcaaatttaatttgttttttgttggaGTTGTGGTTACGAGATCGTATGTTGGACAATAgttaaaactaaatattttacggtggtaaaaaatgaattgctgtatattttttattttgacaagATTTTGAATAGGAAATTCAATTCAGGTGATAAACTTCTAAGATCAAGCGCAACAAGAGTTGTGATGCTGATTGTCAGTCCTTCtgtcttttctttatatattagtGGTGAAAACACATTTAATGCGTGTGCATATTATgagtttttattatatttgttcgTAGTACATTAATTTCGTAATCAATTAGGGTTGGACATCGGTGGCCTATAGCTTTCCTCCTATTCCAAGCCTTGGGTTTATAATACATATGTTAAGAGATCGCAGCCATTCGACTTAACAAGTCACAACTGATCTAactcttttttgaaaaaataatacacaGAATTACCATGCCAAACTATAActagtatttattgaaaatgcCTGTCTATGGTTAATTTAATGTGATTAAATCACACATACGGTAATGCACTATCTTCACTAACTAGCCCCTCAGTTTTAAAGTAAGCCGAGTTGTCTATTGTTAGGTATGGGtctaacataaaattattaggtATGAGTCCAGGCTTggatttaatataaaatgattaGGTTCGAGTCTGGATCTAACATAAAATGATTGGAGCCGAGTTTGGGtccaacataaaataattgggTTCGGGTATGGGTCTAGCACAAAATTATTAGGTATGAATCCAGGCTTGGGtctaatataaaatgattGGGTTCGAGTCTGGATCTAACATAAAATGATTGAAGCCGAGTATGGGtccaacataaaataattgggTCCGGGTATGgtctaatataaaattattaggtATGGATCTGGGTATTACCCACCCATTGACAGGCCTAAACGATAAATAATATCTTGTgcctcattttattttgggttcatattattttaatttattttgacaaacaaatgaaactaaaataatatgaacccaaaataaaatgaggaACAAGATATTCATTTACCAGAAATAAACATTGAATTATTCTTGGTCTTCATATTTAGTGGCTTTGGTCTTAGTATTCttgtgtaaaaattataaaaaattgtacaggaaaaactaaaaaaattaaagtatctcTTTTATAATGTGTGTGCAATAGAAAAGCTGACAATGAAAGTTGCACGATTAAATGAAGTTTGCCTTCCATAGATGGTCACAAGAAAATTACAGAGAGGTTTTTCAGGAAAATATTAactcatcatttttttattgttattcaAACCCAAATCCAGAAATGTGACCCATTATAAAACGCAACAGAAATAATTCAAACAGGCAAATCTCAACATACACCATGTTTGGCCCATCTCAACATACACCATGTTTggcttgttttattttgaaagttttagatatattttgcattattttaaaacagtattttgattatttttttatccaaaaaatacaactaattatatatattttcatacatatatatataatagata encodes:
- the LOC105165116 gene encoding uncharacterized protein LOC105165116 isoform X2; amino-acid sequence: MGSTSYNDAAQKELEDELVKAGRKLHSLPSSTDEILIRLEKAESVLARVWQLPPSSTEDALYPVMKGLISDKLLRHADENVQLAVASCFNELTRITAPKFPYNDEDMREIFKLFLVALRPLSSETGSNYLRAVQILEGLATVRSCLIMLDIDSDEIVVDMFQLFFNTIRSNPSSNIVNYMETIMRMVIEEIDEVSLDLLRPLLASVRMDNKNISPSSWELGKIVFEGCGTKLQPYLREAVTTLNLNVDDYAPIVASLCQDTSNGETMVAEEVVETVPSVAAGPSGDRVSKLDGVPEAEQEDCTHQEKDENGNILDDENSLVTLNCCQQIVQLKSNDARSDVEVVNNAEISQLEMDMGALPRRRGMRPNTLMKPEEGYEHVWAMGGKDFRKLSYQSNNKEKKDLLVPSEPGKPNIPSDSSQKEFDSVNEGSVRKRRRSKKKEAMPNEHDDEEQLSKQRRKILQTKAKERGPHAPKSRAEKVVARSSTFNIVKGEGNCSGTESEGKDEFLLQELSGKEEIKDEIIIPKRELGDDVEQMVECPMAGPPKAKKPDNLAPETEKNQKSITPSVDYGEELVSLRIMVWWPIDKTFYTGTVEAFDPLTKKHRIKYDDDEEEVLNLKKERWELFSEKQPRKSYQKQEADDHDPSPAEKPVKIQKITKRKPGSSRKQHTPTSSIRPKGEGRGLAKSGGSSSNLESDDKMCEANFSSKDVGENNRAGKKHPDSLDQHKKTKPITPPPEMR
- the LOC105165116 gene encoding uncharacterized protein LOC105165116 isoform X1 codes for the protein MGSTSYNDAAQKELEDELVKAGRKLHSLPSSTDEILIRLEKAESVLARVWQLPPSSTEDALYPVMKGLISDKLLRHADENVQLAVASCFNELTRITAPKFPYNDEDMREIFKLFLVALRPLSSETGSNYLRAVQILEGLATVRSCLIMLDIDSDEIVVDMFQLFFNTIRSNPSSNIVNYMETIMRMVIEEIDEVSLDLLRPLLASVRMDNKNISPSSWELGKIVFEGCGTKLQPYLREAVTTLNLNVDDYAPIVASLCQDTSNGETMVAEEVVETVPSVAAGPSGDRVSKLDGVPEAEQEDCTHQEKDENGNILDDENSLVTLNCCQQIVQLKSNDARSDVEVVNNAEISQLEMDMGALPRRRGMRPNTLMKPEEGYEHVWAMGGKDFRKLSYQSNNKEKKDLLVPSEPGKPNIPSDSSQKEFDSVNEGSVRKRRRSKKKEAMPNEHDDEEQLSKQRRKILQTKAKERGPHAPKSRAEKVVARSSTFNIVKGEGNCSGTESEGKDEFLLQELSGKEEIKDEIIIPKRELGDDVEQMVECPMAGPPKAKKPDNLAPETEKNQKSITPSVDYGEELVSLRIMVWWPIDKTFYTGTVEAFDPLTKKHRIKYDDDEEEVLNLKKERWELFSEKQPRKIQSYQKQEADDHDPSPAEKPVKIQKITKRKPGSSRKQHTPTSSIRPKGEGRGLAKSGGSSSNLESDDKMCEANFSSKDVGENNRAGKKHPDSLDQHKKTKPITPPPEMR